One genomic region from Microcystis panniformis FACHB-1757 encodes:
- a CDS encoding alpha/beta hydrolase: MFKNLLLPLGISIFLGVCQSLSAAESAIIKYYIFQGSVSVSELKQLSETGELAPALAAQLKMANQKPEEFRKILNRRVAVDAVFLSKFLNSFFGESLLDYAAEIVHTPNRAASRQALRGALVTSAINDNEIQIIEVLANYPTSEVHVDGNRLLDLINQIESVLKKMPRLPF, encoded by the coding sequence ATGTTCAAAAATCTTTTACTTCCCCTAGGAATATCTATCTTTCTCGGTGTTTGTCAATCTTTGTCAGCCGCCGAATCAGCTATCATCAAATACTACATCTTCCAAGGGTCCGTATCGGTATCAGAATTAAAGCAATTGAGCGAAACAGGCGAATTAGCCCCCGCTTTAGCGGCACAATTAAAGATGGCTAACCAAAAACCCGAAGAATTCCGTAAAATCCTTAATCGTCGCGTAGCGGTGGATGCCGTCTTTCTTTCCAAATTTCTTAATAGTTTTTTTGGCGAAAGTTTGCTAGATTATGCCGCCGAAATTGTCCATACACCCAATCGGGCTGCTAGTCGGCAAGCTTTACGCGGTGCCTTAGTCACTTCTGCCATTAATGATAATGAGATTCAAATTATCGAAGTCCTCGCTAATTATCCCACCAGCGAGGTTCATGTGGATGGCAATCGTCTGCTCGATTTAATCAACCAAATTGAATCAGTATTGAAAAAAATGCCCCGTTTACCTTTCTGA
- a CDS encoding orange carotenoid-binding protein, with translation MPFTIESARSIFPNTLSADVVPATIARFNQLNTEDQLALIWFAYLEMGKTITVAAPGAASMVFAEKTMNEIRQMSPLQQSQVMCDLANHADTPVCRTYSTWSANIKLGFWYQLGQWMEDGSVAPIPKGYELSANASAVLDGIKKLESGQQITVLRNCVVDMGYDPKKLGDYNRISEPVVPPQNIAERTKVSIEGVTNATVLNYMDNLNANDFDVLIELFTPDGALQPPFQRPIVGKEAVYRFFREECQNLKLIPERGVVEPADDGFTQIKVTGKVQTPWFGAGVGMNMAWRFLLTPDNKIFFVAIDLLASPKELLNFARG, from the coding sequence ATGCCGTTTACGATCGAATCAGCGCGGAGCATTTTCCCCAACACGCTATCAGCGGATGTGGTTCCTGCCACGATTGCGCGTTTCAATCAGCTGAATACCGAAGATCAACTAGCCTTGATTTGGTTTGCCTACCTAGAAATGGGCAAAACCATCACCGTTGCCGCCCCCGGCGCTGCTAGTATGGTGTTTGCCGAAAAAACCATGAATGAAATTCGGCAGATGTCACCCTTGCAACAATCGCAGGTGATGTGCGACTTAGCTAACCATGCTGACACCCCGGTTTGTCGCACCTACAGCACTTGGTCTGCTAATATCAAACTGGGATTCTGGTATCAATTAGGACAATGGATGGAAGATGGCAGTGTTGCCCCAATTCCCAAGGGTTATGAACTATCTGCTAATGCCAGCGCCGTTTTAGACGGGATTAAAAAATTAGAGTCGGGACAACAAATCACCGTTCTGCGGAATTGTGTGGTGGATATGGGCTATGATCCCAAGAAACTGGGCGATTATAACCGTATTTCCGAACCCGTGGTTCCTCCCCAAAATATTGCCGAACGGACTAAAGTTAGCATTGAAGGCGTTACCAATGCCACCGTCCTCAACTACATGGACAACCTCAACGCTAACGACTTTGATGTATTAATTGAATTATTCACCCCTGACGGCGCTCTACAACCACCTTTCCAACGTCCCATCGTCGGTAAAGAGGCAGTATATCGCTTTTTCCGCGAAGAATGCCAAAATTTGAAATTAATCCCCGAACGCGGTGTGGTGGAACCCGCCGATGACGGTTTTACTCAGATTAAAGTGACGGGAAAAGTACAAACTCCTTGGTTTGGTGCAGGTGTGGGTATGAATATGGCATGGCGCTTCCTCCTAACTCCTGATAATAAAATTTTCTTCGTAGCGATCGATTTATTAGCTTCTCCGAAAGAATTATTAAACTTTGCCCGTGGCTAA
- a CDS encoding formylglycine-generating enzyme family protein: MTKLIIHRQQREAQYYSENLGEGINLDMMLIPSGSFQMGTPDQEIERLCKEYDRDYFQRESPQHTVNISAFFMGRYPITQAQWRAIAATAKIDIDLELEPSHFKEPYQEQDRWTRPVEQVNWEQATEFCKRLSRETTGEYRLPSEAEWEYACRAGTTTAFHFGETITTDLANYSGTDWERDQKVYPGNYGRGPKGIDRKQTTPVGYFKVANAFGLYDMHGNVWEWCEDDYHPNYQGAPTDGSAWISMNKSTTKVLRGGSWYSNPYYCRSAFRSYYSRRHYYSYGFRVVCGAGGTV, encoded by the coding sequence ATGACTAAATTAATCATTCACCGACAGCAGCGAGAAGCACAATATTACAGCGAGAATTTAGGGGAAGGCATTAATCTCGACATGATGCTTATCCCTAGCGGTTCCTTCCAGATGGGAACCCCAGATCAAGAAATAGAAAGACTCTGTAAAGAATACGATCGAGACTATTTTCAAAGAGAAAGTCCTCAACACACCGTTAATATTTCAGCTTTTTTCATGGGACGCTATCCCATCACCCAAGCACAGTGGCGAGCGATCGCCGCAACTGCTAAAATAGACATCGATCTAGAACTAGAGCCTTCCCACTTCAAAGAGCCATATCAAGAGCAGGATAGATGGACAAGACCCGTAGAACAAGTAAACTGGGAGCAAGCAACGGAATTCTGTAAACGATTATCAAGGGAAACAACAGGGGAGTATCGGCTACCGAGTGAGGCAGAATGGGAATATGCCTGTAGAGCGGGGACAACAACCGCTTTTCATTTTGGGGAGACGATTACCACAGATTTGGCTAATTACAGCGGAACTGATTGGGAAAGAGACCAAAAAGTTTATCCAGGGAATTATGGAAGGGGACCAAAAGGCATTGATCGAAAACAGACGACACCAGTAGGCTATTTTAAGGTAGCTAATGCCTTTGGTCTGTACGATATGCACGGAAACGTTTGGGAATGGTGTGAGGACGATTATCACCCTAATTATCAAGGCGCACCCACTGATGGGAGTGCTTGGATTAGCATGAACAAATCTACTACCAAAGTGCTGCGGGGCGGTTCTTGGTACAGCAATCCGTATTACTGCCGTTCTGCTTTCCGCAGCTACTACAGCCGCCGCCACTACTACTCCTACGGTTTTCGGGTGGTGTGCGGTGCTGGGGGGACTGTGTAA
- a CDS encoding DNA adenine methylase produces the protein MTTSLSERKTVSGKPFLKWAGGKTQLVPNILSLINSQISQDCQFNYIEPFVGGGAVLFSVLNNPYPVQKVIINDINPDLIMAYNVIKNNVKELIVKLKKIQQDFYELKNLEEQQKFFLDKRIEFNSRSCDDCLEKTVLLLFLNKTCFNGLYRVNSKGLFNVPFGKYVKPLICNEENLLAVNHHLQKVTILQGDFVQTLNYANNKTLFYFDPPYKPIKKTSAFTSYTKEDFNDEEQIRLKQFIDRVDQAGYKFILSNSDLKNFDSDNNFFDDLYKNYNIQRVKARRNINSQGNNRGEIWELLINN, from the coding sequence ATGACTACTTCTTTGTCTGAAAGGAAAACAGTTAGCGGCAAACCTTTTTTAAAGTGGGCGGGAGGCAAAACTCAACTGGTTCCTAATATTCTATCTTTGATTAATTCCCAGATTTCTCAAGATTGTCAGTTTAACTACATTGAACCTTTTGTCGGAGGTGGTGCGGTTTTATTCTCAGTATTAAATAATCCCTATCCTGTTCAAAAAGTTATTATTAATGACATCAATCCTGATTTAATCATGGCTTATAATGTTATTAAAAATAATGTCAAAGAATTAATAGTAAAGCTTAAAAAAATCCAGCAGGATTTTTATGAACTTAAAAATCTAGAGGAACAACAAAAGTTTTTTTTAGATAAAAGAATAGAATTTAATTCTCGCAGCTGCGATGACTGTCTAGAAAAAACAGTTTTGTTATTATTTCTCAATAAAACTTGTTTTAATGGACTTTATAGAGTCAATAGCAAAGGACTTTTTAATGTCCCCTTTGGAAAATATGTCAAACCGTTGATCTGCAATGAAGAAAACTTATTAGCTGTCAATCATCATTTACAGAAAGTGACGATCCTACAAGGAGATTTTGTCCAAACTCTAAATTATGCCAATAACAAGACTTTATTTTATTTTGATCCTCCCTATAAACCGATTAAAAAAACATCAGCTTTTACCTCTTATACTAAAGAAGATTTTAACGATGAGGAGCAAATAAGATTAAAACAATTTATCGATCGAGTGGATCAGGCTGGTTATAAATTTATCTTAAGTAATTCCGACCTTAAAAACTTTGACTCTGACAATAATTTTTTTGATGACCTATATAAAAACTATAATATTCAAAGGGTAAAAGCCCGAAGAAATATTAATTCCCAGGGCAATAATAGGGGAGAAATTTGGGAATTACTGATCAATAATTAG
- a CDS encoding CU044_2847 family protein, with protein sequence MTRLVEFTSEEGTIYIEVDEKLPLPKPKPEDELISLTDEIAVKAAQSFEDALNGIKPVANAIINKVKSLNEPADQVEVKFGIKMTVGLGAIIASGSADVNYEITLKWDNKEKNKQSSTQ encoded by the coding sequence ATGACTCGTTTAGTGGAATTTACCTCAGAAGAGGGGACTATTTACATTGAGGTGGATGAAAAGTTACCCTTACCCAAACCGAAACCAGAAGATGAACTTATTAGTCTAACAGATGAAATAGCTGTTAAAGCCGCTCAGTCTTTTGAAGACGCATTAAATGGCATAAAACCCGTGGCAAATGCCATAATTAATAAGGTTAAAAGTTTGAATGAACCGGCCGATCAGGTAGAGGTCAAGTTTGGGATAAAAATGACTGTTGGACTAGGGGCTATTATTGCATCTGGCAGCGCCGATGTTAACTATGAAATTACCCTAAAATGGGATAACAAGGAAAAAAATAAGCAATCATCTACTCAATGA
- a CDS encoding DALR anticodon-binding domain-containing protein: MNFIYNHPSIEHFLKQQLINIFPENNHKLTFYRCPKPDSILYRSPLFYYFTPAQCQAIFNHLIALFPQIQLREGWLELLLDQQFLSFWLLKLNDLIDKFFSDQLPFHPEGEFFFLFQYTHARYSGLLQLLNREKVRLIEPELLSWHHPAEIALILQILTVCDCWESQKLYPLTANFCEAMLNFERNCRIIGESAPIQRSRLILISVSQKLLNRLLRQKWQLLPMTKL, from the coding sequence ATGAATTTTATCTACAATCACCCCTCGATCGAGCATTTTTTAAAACAACAATTAATTAATATTTTTCCAGAAAACAACCATAAATTAACTTTCTATCGTTGCCCAAAACCTGATAGTATCCTCTATCGTTCACCTCTGTTTTATTATTTTACACCTGCTCAATGTCAAGCTATATTTAACCATTTAATCGCCCTTTTTCCGCAAATTCAGCTTAGGGAAGGATGGCTAGAACTGTTATTAGATCAGCAATTTTTGTCCTTTTGGTTACTGAAACTAAACGATTTAATCGATAAATTTTTCTCCGATCAGCTTCCTTTCCATCCCGAAGGAGAATTTTTCTTTTTATTTCAATACACCCACGCTCGCTATTCTGGTTTGTTACAACTGCTCAATCGGGAAAAAGTTAGATTAATCGAGCCAGAACTATTATCATGGCATCATCCCGCCGAAATAGCCTTAATCCTGCAAATTTTAACCGTTTGTGATTGTTGGGAAAGCCAGAAACTTTATCCCTTAACTGCCAATTTTTGCGAAGCGATGCTCAATTTTGAGCGTAACTGTCGCATTATCGGAGAATCGGCCCCAATTCAGCGATCGAGATTAATCCTGATTAGCGTCAGTCAAAAACTACTTAACCGTCTTCTCCGTCAAAAATGGCAACTGCTGCCGATGACGAAGCTATAA
- a CDS encoding VMAP-C domain-containing protein, protein MVASLEFSVVRIYKQRQNKDDKIEIVGAGFLISSEYLITCAHVVNKSLKLEVTSPEKPTDIIECDSPIIASGTSLEATVEVWHPVKFNSHDPQDIAILRLKYSVPSQAQPVSLITSEIGDLSDHNYKAYGFSRNEGVWSDGKIIGHIANNKIQIEDTKSTGYAVEGGFSGTAIWDEQLGGVVGMAVMADKEKMFAKSAFFIPTNVLLKAWKKLLDIAQIAGKIPEIISSIRCIFENKSYQDQLNTAYENLVIEVRDHLVDLPRKIPSSWSDFIEILYQLDERHFTYTSQSKFSWLEIFIGYLIIQLNLTDALAKLLKEWLKKYQTKWEVLINTLENNLNHRSQNIAQKSTDKNPCLFVTLTEENKSLMLRAWIVKDINNYHPTEKEPQKRGEYQSLTPNEGISLGNHLQENELINHLKKFKRESENICQSSLEKVQFFLPYRFIEKEIKPIDLFSIDEVATATGCDPHHWGVDHEIIMRFSERITAENINNQQTYLWIKKCQLFRNIQQQNLTQILKCEEEIKKLIESNNQQTVIFKKPLANNDHPNKILKYHKFNNVIGSRLTNLSQENSLELKNILAILYETGIPLSLWIRPDANQELNCQEKLDPICQCPLEKLPEIIKNRRSAAWLEDNHIGNHLSLLWDDYQLVPPNYPLLMP, encoded by the coding sequence ATGGTTGCATCTCTAGAATTTTCTGTGGTTAGAATTTATAAGCAACGACAAAATAAAGATGATAAAATAGAAATTGTTGGGGCAGGATTTCTAATATCATCAGAATACTTGATTACCTGCGCTCATGTTGTTAATAAATCATTAAAACTAGAAGTGACATCTCCTGAGAAACCCACTGATATTATTGAGTGTGATTCTCCTATCATTGCATCGGGTACATCTTTAGAAGCAACCGTAGAAGTTTGGCATCCAGTTAAATTTAACAGCCATGATCCGCAAGATATTGCTATCTTAAGATTAAAATATTCAGTTCCTTCACAAGCTCAACCAGTTTCTTTAATTACCTCTGAAATAGGAGATTTATCTGATCATAATTATAAAGCTTATGGTTTTTCCAGAAACGAAGGTGTCTGGTCTGATGGTAAGATAATAGGTCATATTGCTAACAACAAAATTCAGATAGAAGATACTAAAAGCACAGGATATGCTGTAGAAGGTGGGTTTAGTGGGACAGCTATCTGGGATGAGCAATTGGGGGGAGTAGTGGGGATGGCAGTAATGGCTGATAAGGAAAAAATGTTTGCAAAATCTGCATTTTTTATTCCTACTAATGTTCTTTTAAAAGCTTGGAAGAAGTTGCTAGATATAGCACAAATAGCAGGAAAAATTCCTGAGATTATCTCCTCGATTAGATGTATATTTGAAAACAAGAGTTATCAAGATCAACTTAATACAGCTTATGAAAATTTAGTAATTGAAGTGAGGGATCATTTAGTGGATTTACCTAGAAAAATTCCTTCCTCTTGGTCTGATTTTATAGAAATACTCTATCAATTAGATGAAAGACATTTTACCTATACTTCTCAATCAAAATTTTCTTGGTTAGAAATATTTATTGGCTATTTAATCATTCAGTTAAACTTAACAGATGCTCTGGCAAAGTTATTAAAAGAATGGCTAAAAAAATATCAAACCAAATGGGAAGTTTTAATCAATACTTTAGAAAATAATCTTAATCATCGCTCACAAAATATCGCTCAAAAATCAACAGACAAAAATCCCTGCTTATTTGTTACCCTTACAGAGGAAAACAAATCTTTAATGCTGAGAGCTTGGATTGTTAAAGATATCAACAATTATCATCCCACAGAAAAAGAACCTCAAAAACGTGGAGAATATCAATCTTTAACACCCAATGAAGGAATAAGTCTGGGTAATCATCTCCAAGAAAATGAATTGATTAATCACCTAAAAAAATTTAAACGAGAATCAGAAAATATCTGTCAATCTTCCCTAGAAAAAGTTCAATTTTTTCTTCCCTATAGATTTATTGAAAAAGAGATTAAACCGATTGATTTATTTTCAATTGATGAAGTGGCAACAGCTACAGGCTGCGATCCTCATCATTGGGGAGTCGATCATGAGATAATCATGAGATTTTCAGAACGAATAACAGCCGAAAATATCAACAATCAACAAACCTATTTATGGATCAAAAAATGCCAACTTTTTCGGAATATACAGCAGCAAAATCTCACCCAAATTTTAAAGTGTGAAGAAGAAATCAAAAAACTGATCGAATCAAACAATCAGCAAACAGTTATTTTTAAAAAACCTCTGGCAAATAATGACCATCCGAATAAAATACTCAAATATCATAAATTTAACAATGTTATCGGTTCAAGGTTAACTAATCTCAGTCAAGAAAACTCCTTAGAGTTAAAAAATATTCTAGCCATTTTATACGAGACTGGAATCCCTTTATCTCTGTGGATACGACCCGATGCTAACCAAGAACTTAACTGTCAGGAAAAATTAGACCCTATCTGTCAATGTCCACTAGAGAAATTACCAGAAATAATTAAAAATAGACGTTCTGCGGCTTGGTTAGAAGATAATCATATTGGGAATCATTTATCATTACTTTGGGATGACTACCAGCTTGTTCCCCCCAACTATCCACTTTTGATGCCATAA
- a CDS encoding AAA family ATPase: MKDWKIFKGNQAPTDAWTLPDPPSWRPFGKEKQPGESRRKHRGETFLVRDEEIKMVNAALYLRRPLLVTGKPGTGKSSLAYKVAQELKLGEVLYWPITTHTTLKDGLYNYDAIGRLQEVKLLEREQKELTPEERKDQLKQIEKYITLGPLGTALLESEKPRVLLIDEIDKSDIDLPNDLLTLFEEGRFEIPELVRLKEEVRRVEVRTAYTDTTDVTQKDIKTTVKDGLVICNAFPFVILTSNGERDFPPPFLRRCLRLTMKEPEKPDLIKIIEAHLEETIANNPDIDKLIDNFIQKRNSQTLATDQLLNAIFMVKKGAISTEDDLINQLLKDLGRVEDE; the protein is encoded by the coding sequence ATGAAAGACTGGAAAATTTTTAAAGGAAATCAGGCTCCCACAGACGCTTGGACATTACCAGACCCTCCCAGCTGGCGACCTTTTGGCAAAGAAAAGCAACCGGGAGAAAGTCGTCGTAAGCATCGGGGAGAAACCTTTCTAGTGCGCGACGAAGAAATTAAAATGGTCAATGCAGCCTTGTATTTACGGCGACCTTTATTAGTAACTGGCAAACCAGGGACAGGAAAGTCATCTCTTGCCTATAAAGTCGCCCAGGAATTAAAATTAGGAGAAGTATTATACTGGCCGATTACCACCCATACTACCCTAAAAGACGGACTTTATAACTATGATGCGATCGGTCGATTACAGGAAGTTAAATTACTGGAACGAGAGCAAAAAGAATTAACCCCAGAAGAACGAAAAGACCAATTAAAACAGATTGAAAAATATATTACCCTTGGACCCTTGGGAACCGCACTATTAGAGTCGGAAAAGCCAAGAGTACTGTTAATTGATGAAATTGATAAGAGTGATATCGATTTACCCAATGATTTACTCACCTTATTTGAAGAAGGACGCTTTGAAATTCCCGAATTAGTTAGGCTAAAAGAAGAAGTCCGAAGGGTTGAAGTCCGCACTGCTTATACCGATACAACCGACGTTACCCAGAAAGATATAAAAACAACTGTAAAAGATGGTTTAGTTATCTGTAACGCTTTTCCTTTTGTGATTTTAACTAGCAATGGAGAACGAGACTTTCCCCCACCTTTTTTGCGTCGTTGTCTCCGTTTAACTATGAAAGAACCGGAAAAACCCGACTTAATTAAAATAATTGAGGCACATTTAGAAGAAACAATTGCTAATAATCCAGACATCGATAAACTTATTGATAACTTCATTCAAAAGCGCAATTCACAAACCCTAGCCACGGATCAATTACTTAATGCTATTTTTATGGTCAAAAAAGGAGCTATATCAACTGAAGATGACCTGATTAATCAACTTTTGAAAGATTTGGGGAGGGTAGAAGATGAGTGA
- a CDS encoding ABC transporter ATP-binding protein, protein MHLEITQLNKIFTTKRGAVVALKDINLHVDSAEFVCAVGASGSGKSTLLRMIAGLELPTSGKITVDGVEVTGPGADRGMVFQNYTLYPWMTIQKNVEFGLKLQGLSTKECWEVACYYLDIVGLTQFANAYPRELSGGMKQRVAIARSLACHPKVLLMDEPFAALDVQTKERMHEYLIEIWQKIRCSILMITHDVDEAVFLAQRIYVLSARPGTIQRELTINLPADRNYKIKRQSQFYDYTDQIYGLLRGEKS, encoded by the coding sequence ATGCACTTAGAAATTACTCAACTCAATAAAATTTTCACCACTAAACGAGGTGCTGTAGTCGCTCTGAAAGATATTAATTTACACGTTGACAGTGCTGAATTTGTCTGTGCGGTCGGGGCTTCTGGTTCGGGAAAATCGACTTTGTTGCGAATGATTGCGGGTTTAGAACTGCCCACTTCCGGCAAAATTACCGTTGATGGTGTTGAAGTGACAGGGCCAGGAGCCGATCGCGGCATGGTTTTTCAAAATTATACACTCTATCCCTGGATGACGATCCAAAAAAATGTTGAATTTGGCTTAAAACTACAGGGATTATCGACAAAAGAATGCTGGGAAGTGGCCTGTTATTATCTGGATATTGTCGGTTTAACCCAATTTGCTAATGCTTACCCTAGAGAACTATCGGGTGGGATGAAACAACGGGTTGCGATCGCCCGCTCTCTTGCTTGTCATCCCAAAGTTTTATTAATGGACGAACCTTTTGCCGCTTTAGATGTACAAACCAAAGAAAGAATGCACGAATATTTAATTGAAATTTGGCAAAAAATTAGGTGTAGTATTTTAATGATTACCCATGATGTGGATGAAGCGGTTTTTTTGGCGCAACGTATTTATGTTTTGAGTGCTAGGCCAGGGACTATACAACGGGAATTAACAATTAATTTACCCGCAGATCGTAATTATAAAATTAAACGACAATCTCAGTTTTATGACTATACGGATCAAATTTATGGCCTACTACGGGGTGAGAAATCCTAG
- a CDS encoding formylglycine-generating enzyme family protein has product MSESPSNSSIKKLLDYLEQTGLLEQLQLSDEDVADSIWLALQMGVEDLQSTPIFPENKQPIDSSTSNQIEENLEDIPEDTLSKSPPNVDVITEESLPKEIEKTTPIQDFPFQVPAAPALQTALFISRALRPFMGKVPSATKTILDEEATASFIAERDIWLPVTKPQPERWLTLELVVEESRSSFIWRELINELQNLLENQGAFKTVRVWQLSTSNNQELQLVRRRKKGKPGQRYHPHKELIHPRGRGLVLLVSDCVSPLWQKALIHPWLKDWSEKQPTAILQLFPERLWNSTQLGRGRKLFTTALTAGVPNPKLILKNYPQWLPINWQNTLLIPVITLETEVLKQWAKVVAGSGNAQISAFLFDLEFIQQQIIEIPPISREENKQDSEDKNSIKNKAEAMVERFFATASEPAKKLAKMMAAAPVSMQVVNLIRKTLLNEVRPVHVAEFYMGGLLKPIVENEEGQYRVYDFLPGVRQVLNDAIGRRQTIKVLDAISQYIAGEIKSPIRSFAALLTLLPTYPREQREKILPFAQVSIEVLRNLGGEYAEFAEEIAVNISNPLPIPQSSPPPLKTSIFDVATIEILETRTFEFTLATIERQSQSRFEPEKWVIKKEKRQAEGIVEKLAEGVELELMEIPGGTFMMGTEDKEIKRLVKKFGRDGFRREKPSHRVTVSSFYMGRYPITQAQWQAIAATAKIAIDLETNPSHFKGDELPVERVNWYQATEFCKRLSRETKREYRLPSEAEWEYACRAGTTTAFHFGETITADLANYRATETYADEPKGEYRDKTTPVGYFQVANAFGLYDMHGNVWEWCADTRHNNYYGAPTDGSAWIENGKDNRSPLRGGSWYYDPYYCRSAYRHYYFRRVDDFGNDGFRVVCGAGGTL; this is encoded by the coding sequence ATGAGTGAATCCCCATCCAATTCATCAATTAAAAAACTATTAGATTATCTAGAGCAAACAGGACTACTAGAACAGTTACAACTCAGTGATGAAGATGTAGCTGATAGTATCTGGTTAGCCCTACAAATGGGAGTTGAAGACTTGCAATCAACGCCAATATTTCCAGAAAATAAACAGCCAATAGATTCATCAACTTCTAATCAAATAGAGGAAAACTTAGAGGATATTCCAGAAGATACTCTATCAAAATCTCCACCAAATGTCGATGTTATTACCGAAGAATCTCTCCCCAAAGAAATAGAAAAAACTACCCCAATCCAAGACTTTCCTTTTCAAGTTCCTGCTGCTCCTGCACTACAGACAGCACTCTTTATTAGTCGCGCTTTGCGTCCTTTCATGGGAAAAGTTCCCTCAGCAACTAAAACGATTTTAGATGAAGAAGCAACCGCTTCTTTTATTGCAGAAAGGGATATTTGGCTACCCGTGACTAAACCCCAACCGGAACGCTGGTTAACCCTCGAATTAGTAGTAGAAGAATCTAGATCCTCTTTCATTTGGCGAGAATTAATTAATGAGTTACAAAATCTCTTAGAAAATCAAGGAGCATTTAAAACCGTCAGAGTTTGGCAACTATCAACCTCAAATAATCAAGAATTACAGTTAGTAAGACGCAGAAAAAAAGGTAAACCGGGACAACGTTATCACCCCCATAAAGAACTTATTCATCCCAGGGGACGGGGATTAGTTTTGCTAGTAAGTGATTGTGTCTCTCCTCTCTGGCAAAAAGCCTTAATTCATCCTTGGTTAAAAGATTGGTCAGAAAAACAACCCACCGCTATTCTGCAACTTTTCCCCGAAAGATTATGGAATAGTACCCAACTAGGACGAGGACGTAAACTCTTCACCACTGCTTTAACTGCTGGTGTTCCCAATCCGAAATTAATCTTAAAAAATTATCCCCAATGGCTACCGATTAACTGGCAAAATACCCTTCTTATTCCCGTAATCACTTTGGAAACAGAAGTCCTCAAACAATGGGCAAAAGTTGTCGCTGGTTCAGGTAATGCTCAGATTTCTGCCTTTTTATTTGATTTAGAATTTATTCAACAACAAATTATCGAAATTCCCCCTATATCCAGAGAGGAAAATAAGCAAGACAGCGAAGATAAAAACAGCATTAAAAATAAGGCCGAGGCAATGGTCGAGCGATTTTTTGCCACCGCGTCAGAACCGGCCAAAAAACTAGCAAAAATGATGGCAGCTGCCCCGGTAAGTATGCAGGTGGTCAATCTTATTCGTAAAACTCTTTTAAACGAAGTGCGTCCCGTTCATGTGGCAGAATTTTATATGGGAGGTTTATTAAAACCGATTGTAGAAAATGAAGAAGGACAGTATCGAGTCTATGACTTTTTACCCGGGGTACGTCAAGTCTTAAATGATGCTATCGGTAGGCGACAAACTATCAAGGTACTCGATGCTATTTCCCAATATATTGCTGGGGAAATTAAAAGTCCTATCCGCAGTTTTGCCGCTTTATTAACCCTATTACCCACCTATCCCCGAGAACAAAGAGAAAAAATTCTTCCCTTCGCTCAAGTCAGCATCGAAGTCTTACGCAATCTGGGGGGAGAATACGCAGAATTTGCCGAAGAAATCGCCGTTAATATCTCCAATCCCCTTCCAATCCCTCAATCCTCGCCACCTCCCTTAAAAACCTCTATCTTTGACGTTGCCACCATCGAAATCCTAGAAACCCGTACCTTTGAATTTACCCTGGCAACCATAGAACGTCAGTCTCAAAGTCGTTTTGAACCAGAAAAATGGGTAATCAAAAAGGAAAAAAGGCAAGCAGAAGGCATTGTCGAAAAACTAGCCGAGGGAGTCGAATTGGAATTGATGGAAATCCCCGGCGGCACATTTATGATGGGAACTGAAGACAAGGAAATCAAAAGACTGGTGAAAAAATTTGGTCGGGATGGATTTAGACGAGAAAAACCCTCACACCGAGTAACCGTTTCCTCTTTCTACATGGGACGTTATCCTATCACCCAAGCTCAGTGGCAAGCTATCGCCGCAACCGCTAAAATAGCCATCGACCTAGAGACAAACCCTTCTCACTTTAAAGGGGATGAGCTACCCGTAGAAAGAGTCAACTGGTATCAAGCAACAGAATTCTGTAAACGACTATCAAGGGAAACAAAACGGGAGTATCGGCTACCGAGTGAGGCAGAATGGGAATATGCCTGTAGAGCGGGGACAACAACCGCCTTTCACTTTGGGGAAACGATAACGGCAGATTTAGCTAACTATCGAGCTACTGAAACCTATGCCGATGAACCTAAAGGAGAATATCGAGATAAAACAACCCCAGTGGGCTATTTTCAGGTAGCTAATGCCTTTGGGTTGTACGATATGCACGGCAATGTCTGGGAATGGTGTGCCGATACCCGGCACAATAATTATTATGGCGCACCGACGGATGGCAGTGCTTGGATAGAAAATGGGAAGGATAATCGTTCTCCATTGCGGGGCGGTTCTTGGTACTACGATCCCTATTACTGCCGTTCCGCTTACCGCCACTACTACTTCCGCCGCGTCGACGACTTCGGCAACGACGGTTTTCGGGTGGTGTGCGGTGCTGGGGGGACTTTATAA